The following coding sequences lie in one Cotesia glomerata isolate CgM1 linkage group LG5, MPM_Cglom_v2.3, whole genome shotgun sequence genomic window:
- the LOC123264734 gene encoding uncharacterized protein LOC123264734 isoform X2 has product MGSRLRKAKKNNTGIGGKGPGKLTDKVINELSLYYGLAIRRNPESVENMKNEVWATYFHKISTDSNPQHHFCPQGSSSWCKWQVAEAEETLDEFQHNNPPLTEAVQKVIKPIYEDLSSESLLERCLGSETQNNNESLNSLIWTFAPKHIHAVLKILSSMGKTIGPESHAFVNKRDQVRINRSEVRATEASKETRTAKSSERASLNMTFEFEEGTLYGAGIAD; this is encoded by the exons ATGGGATCCCGTTTGCggaaagcaaaaaaaaataataccgGTATTGGTGGTAAAGGTCCTGGAAAGCTAACTGATAAAGTTATAAATGAGCTAAGTCTCTATTATGGTTTAGCCATTCGAAGAAATCCAGAGTCCgtagaaaatatgaaaaatgagGTATGGGctacttattttcataaaatttctaCGGACTCTAATCCACAACATCACTTTTGTCCGCAGGGTTCATCGAGTTGGTGTAAGTGGCAGGTCGCTGAAGCTGAAGAAACTTTGGATGAATTTCAGCATAATAATCCTCCTTTAACTGAAGCAGTTCAGAAAGTTATTAAGCCAATATACGAAGATTTGTCTTCAGAAAGCTTGCTGGAAAGATGCTTGGGCTCAGAAACTCAGAATAATAACGAGTCTTTAAATTCACTTATCTGGACCTTCGCACCCAAGCATATTCATGCTG ttttaaagattttatcATCAATGGGAAAAACAATTGGGCCAGAATCTCACGCATTCGTGAACAAACGTGATCAAGTCCGAATTAACAGGTCCGAGGTACGAGCTACTGAGGCTTCCAAGGAAACTAGAACTGCTAAATCATCTGAAAGAGCTTCACTAAACATGACATTTGAATTCGAAGAAGGTACTTTGTACGGAGCAGGGATAGCTGATTAA
- the LOC123264734 gene encoding uncharacterized protein LOC123264734 isoform X1, producing the protein MGSRLRKAKKNNTGIGGKGPGKLTDKVINELSLYYGLAIRRNPESVENMKNEVWATYFHKISTDSNPQHHFCPQGSSSWCKWQVAEAEETLDEFQHNNPPLTEAVQKVIKPIYEDLSSESLLERCLGSETQNNNESLNSLIWTFAPKHIHAGTHTIEIANFIAVCIFNEGFLPVLKILSSMGKTIGPESHAFVNKRDQVRINRSEVRATEASKETRTAKSSERASLNMTFEFEEGTLYGAGIAD; encoded by the coding sequence ATGGGATCCCGTTTGCggaaagcaaaaaaaaataataccgGTATTGGTGGTAAAGGTCCTGGAAAGCTAACTGATAAAGTTATAAATGAGCTAAGTCTCTATTATGGTTTAGCCATTCGAAGAAATCCAGAGTCCgtagaaaatatgaaaaatgagGTATGGGctacttattttcataaaatttctaCGGACTCTAATCCACAACATCACTTTTGTCCGCAGGGTTCATCGAGTTGGTGTAAGTGGCAGGTCGCTGAAGCTGAAGAAACTTTGGATGAATTTCAGCATAATAATCCTCCTTTAACTGAAGCAGTTCAGAAAGTTATTAAGCCAATATACGAAGATTTGTCTTCAGAAAGCTTGCTGGAAAGATGCTTGGGCTCAGAAACTCAGAATAATAACGAGTCTTTAAATTCACTTATCTGGACCTTCGCACCCAAGCATATTCATGCTGGTACCCATACAATTGAAATTGCTAATTTCATTGCggtatgtatatttaatgaaggATTTTTACCagttttaaagattttatcATCAATGGGAAAAACAATTGGGCCAGAATCTCACGCATTCGTGAACAAACGTGATCAAGTCCGAATTAACAGGTCCGAGGTACGAGCTACTGAGGCTTCCAAGGAAACTAGAACTGCTAAATCATCTGAAAGAGCTTCACTAAACATGACATTTGAATTCGAAGAAGGTACTTTGTACGGAGCAGGGATAGCTGATTAA
- the LOC123264734 gene encoding uncharacterized protein LOC123264734 isoform X3 yields MGSRLRKAKKNNTGIGGKGPGKLTDKVINELSLYYGLAIRRNPESVENMKNEGSSSWCKWQVAEAEETLDEFQHNNPPLTEAVQKVIKPIYEDLSSESLLERCLGSETQNNNESLNSLIWTFAPKHIHAGTHTIEIANFIAVCIFNEGFLPVLKILSSMGKTIGPESHAFVNKRDQVRINRSEVRATEASKETRTAKSSERASLNMTFEFEEGTLYGAGIAD; encoded by the exons ATGGGATCCCGTTTGCggaaagcaaaaaaaaataataccgGTATTGGTGGTAAAGGTCCTGGAAAGCTAACTGATAAAGTTATAAATGAGCTAAGTCTCTATTATGGTTTAGCCATTCGAAGAAATCCAGAGTCCgtagaaaatatgaaaaatgag GGTTCATCGAGTTGGTGTAAGTGGCAGGTCGCTGAAGCTGAAGAAACTTTGGATGAATTTCAGCATAATAATCCTCCTTTAACTGAAGCAGTTCAGAAAGTTATTAAGCCAATATACGAAGATTTGTCTTCAGAAAGCTTGCTGGAAAGATGCTTGGGCTCAGAAACTCAGAATAATAACGAGTCTTTAAATTCACTTATCTGGACCTTCGCACCCAAGCATATTCATGCTGGTACCCATACAATTGAAATTGCTAATTTCATTGCggtatgtatatttaatgaaggATTTTTACCagttttaaagattttatcATCAATGGGAAAAACAATTGGGCCAGAATCTCACGCATTCGTGAACAAACGTGATCAAGTCCGAATTAACAGGTCCGAGGTACGAGCTACTGAGGCTTCCAAGGAAACTAGAACTGCTAAATCATCTGAAAGAGCTTCACTAAACATGACATTTGAATTCGAAGAAGGTACTTTGTACGGAGCAGGGATAGCTGATTAA
- the LOC123264737 gene encoding uncharacterized protein LOC123264737, with protein sequence MKNEILATYFHMISTDDNPQHDKCPKGVDSWCKWNEAKALGTEPPKHPTPLHPDVQKAIFPIYQDLSRVDLLERCLGGHTQNANESFNSTIWRMAPKHLHSGLKTIEIAAYLAACLFNEGSSSILLVMNELGLIVGNNSFNHAQQSDSQRVTRQNRRSSLDSKEARKARKEKLQAQNEAYEAEEGLQYGAGIAD encoded by the coding sequence ATGAAAAATGAGATATTGGCAACTTATTTCCATATGATATCAACAGATGATAATCCACAACATGACAAATGTCCAAAGGGTGTAGATAGCTGGTGTAAGTGGAACGAAGCTAAAGCTCTGGGGACAGAACCTCCAAAACATCCGACACCTTTGCATCCTGACGTTCAAAAAGCGATTTTTCCAATTTATCAGGATTTATCCCGGGTCGATTTATTGGAGAGATGTTTAGGAGGCCATACTCAAAATGCTAATGAAAGTTTTAATTCAACTATTTGGCGTATGGCCCCTAAACATTTGCATAGTGgtttaaaaactattgaaattgCTGCATACTTGGCTGCTTGCTTATTTAATGAAGGCAgttcaagtattttattagTCATGAACGAGTTAGGTCTCATCGTTGGGAACAATAGCTTCAATCACGCACAACAATCCGACAGTCAGCGCGTAACCCGTCAGAATCGACGCAGCTCCTTGGACAGTAAAGAAGCCCGAAAAGCACGAAAAGAAAAGCTACAAGCTCAAAATGAAGCATATGAAGCTGAAGAAGGCTTACAATATGGTGCTGGAATAGCTGATTAA